The following is a genomic window from uncultured Draconibacterium sp..
TAGTTTTTACATAATAAATTCTGAGACACAAAAAAATTAATGATTTTTACACTCCAAATAAACCTATGATTCGAAAATCTAAATAAAACAAAAATAGCCATGAGTTGGAGAAAAACTACGTTTATTGTTGTTGCCCTTATTATTTTGCTAGGAGGCGCAGCAGCATTATCAGAACTCTTCGTTTCAATGAAACCGGAGCAAATTAAACGGCCCGATGTTGAAATGAAACGATCAGTTAAAGTTAAAACAGTTAACTATTCGGAAATTACCTCACCACTTTCACTCCCCGGAGGACGTGCCGTATCGGGCAATGAGGTGTTATTGGTTGCCGAAGCATCAGGTAAAATTGAACCGGGAGCTGTCGTACTGCGAAAAGGTACATCGTTTAAAAAAGGACAACTGCTTGCCGAAATATACAAAGACGAGGCAGAGCTTGCCTTAAAAGCAAAAAAAGCAAAGCTTTTAACGACAATGACCTCTTTATTACCCGATATAAAAGTAGATTTTCCAGATCAGCTAAATGTTTACGAAACATTTTTCAGAGCCATCGATCTGGATAGCGACCTACCAGAAATGCCAGTGGTAAAAGATGAAAAACTAAAAGTATTTTTAGCCAGCCGAGGTGTTTTAACTGAGTATTACGATATTAAACAAGATGAGAAAAAATTGAAACGCCATACGCTTTATGCTCCTTTCGATGGAACATTTACGCAGGTTAATTACGAAACCGGATCGTATGTGAATACGGGAGGACAAATCGCCAAAATGATTCGCACCGACCATGTAGAGATTGAAGTTCCTGTTCCGAATGAAGACAGCGAGTGGATAGAAATTGGCGATAAAGTCTTCATTCATTCCAATCTCGACGATTCTTCAATTTCCGGCAAGGTGGTGCGTAAATCAAACTTTGTTGAAGCAGAAACACAATCGCTAAGCATTTTTGTTCAGGTGGATCAAGCCGATTCCGACAAAGTTCTTCCCGGACAGATCTACGAAGTAACTTTCCCCGGACAAAAAATTGCTAATGCCATGGAAATTCCACGTGGTGCAGTTTTTAACTCAAGTACCGTTTATGTTGTTATTGATGGCGAACTAAAAAAACGTGAAATTAACGTGATAAAACGCAACGAAACTACACTGATTTTTGATGGTTTACCAACAGGAAGTAAAGTGGTTGCGGAGCCATTAATAAATGTAAAAGAAAATACTCCGGTAAATATTCTGGACGAAACAGGCAACAAAAAGCCAATCTCCCGAAACCAGGCTAAACCTCAATAGAAAAAGGAGAAAGATCAATGAAAAAGATAGTTGAACTATTTGTAAAATTTCCATTTTACGCCAACCTGATCCTGCTTTTCCTTATCGTAGTGGGTAGCATAAGTTTTCTTTCGATGAAGAAATCTTTCTTCCCCGAGCGCGAATCGCATATGATCACCGTTCGCGTAGCTTATCCCGGGGCTTCTCCGGTTGAAATGGAAGAAGGGGTTACCTCGCGCATTGAAGAAGCAGTGAGAGCCATTCCGGGTATTTACGAGATCAATTCGGTATCGGCAGAAAACAGTGCCAGCATACGAATTGAGATTCAGCCCGGATACGATATTGATGAAGCACTTATTGAAGTAAAAAACGCGGTAGATGGAATTTCGGCACTACCAACAGCGGCCGAACGCCCCATTGTGGCGAAAACACGAACTACATCGCCGGCAGCACGTTTGCTGGTTACCGGCGACGTTGATTTAATGACACTAAAATCGTACGCCCAGCAGGTGGAAGAAGATTTTTTGGGATCAGGAATTATGAGCCAGGTTACCATTTCGGGTTTCCCTAGCCTCGAAATCTCTGTTGAAGCCCAGGAGGAAGACTTGCTGCGCTACGGACTAACTTTTAATGATATACAGAATGCCATAACTAACAACAACCGCGATGTTTCTGGCGGACAACTAAGATCGAAAGATGAAGAGCTGTTAATTCGTTTGCGCTCGCGGAGTGCTGATCCGAATAAAATTGGCAACATTATTTTACGTGCCAATCCTGATGGAAGCGTACTTCGCATTAACGATATTGCCACAGTAAAAATGAAATTCTCGGATGTGCCTAACAAAGCACTAGAGAGAGGAAATCCGCTGATCAACATCAACGTAATGAAGCTGATTACGGAGGACCTTGACGAGATTGATCAATACGTAAAAGAATATGTTGCCGATTTTAATTCACATACACATGGCGTTAAATTAATCTACTCACGTTCGTATCTCGAATTGTTAAAATCGCGTCTCGACCTGCTGTACAGTAATGGAGGAATGGGATTGATTCTAGTGGTTCTTATCCTTGGAATCATGCTTAGCACCCGCCTTTCGTTATGGGTTGCCTGGGGAATTCCGGCTTCTTTTCTGGGAATGTTCATCGTTGCAAATATGATTGGCGTCACCATTAATATGATGTCGCTTTTTGGCATGATACTGGTTATCGGGATCCTCGTTGATGACGGAATTGTAATCGGAGAAAATATCTTCCAGCATTTCGAACGGGGGAAAAGCCCGATGCGGGCAGCCGTTGACGGAACAGTGGAAGTTATTCCAGCTGTAACATCATCGGTATTAACTACCGTTGTTGCTTTCTCTCCGCTAATTTTTATTACCGGCCGTATGGAAATGATGTACGAAATGGCGATAATTGTAATCGCCAGTTTGCTCATCTCACTATTTGAAGCCTTTTTGGTTCTTCCGGCTCACCTTGGAAACGAAAAGGTGCTAAACCGAAAAACACTTCACCGCAAGGCAAAAGGACTACGAAAATATACCGAAGGATTTTTTACATGGCTACGCGATTATGCTTATGACCGGGTTATTCGACTGGTTTTGGAATGGAGATATATTGTAATTGGAATTCCCGTGGCAATGATTGTAATTACACTTGGTTTAATTGGTGGTCAGCTGATTAAGACAACGTTCTTCCCGCGAATGGAGTTCGATTCTTTTAACATTAACATTGCTTTTACGCCGGGTTCTGGCGAACGCCAAACCATGGAATACCTGGAGCGCTTTGATAGTATCGTGTGGGTGGTTAACGAGGAGATGATGGAAGAATATAATGATACAATTCCGATTATCGAAAACAGTATAATTAATCTCGGTTCTGCTTTTAGCCGCGACGAAAGCGGTGCACACTGCGGAAATATTGACGTATCGCCAAGAAACTCGGAAGAAACCGGAATTAGTTCGTATGAAATTATCCGTCGTTTAAACAAAAAAATCGGAAATGTTCCCGAAGCCGAGAAATTTACAATTGGTGCCAGCAACCGTTTTGGTAATCCGGTTTCTATTGGTTTAATGTCGCGAAATACCCAAGAGTTGGAAGCTGCACGCGATTACCTCATGGACAAACTGCTACAATATCCACAACTTAAAGATGTGGTTAATACAAATGCCTTAGGGAAACAGGAAATTCTTTTGGAACTAAAACCAAAAGCCTACATGCTTGGCCTAAACGAAACCTACATTGCCGGCCAGGTACGTCAGGCATTCTACGGCGGACAGGCACAACGCCTGCAAGTTGGCCGCGACGAGCTTCGTATTTGGGTACGCTACCCGGCCGAAGGACGCGAGCGCATTGGTCAGTTGGAAAAAATGAAAGTTAAAACACCGCAAGGAGAATATCCGTTAATGGAGTTGGTTGATTACGATATGAAACGTGGTCCGGTAAACATTAACCGTTTTAACGGGAAACGCGAAATCAGGGTGAATGCCGATATGGTTGACCCGGATGCTTCGGTTACCGAAACTTTGGATATGATTAAAGCCGAAGTAATTCCTGAACTTAAAGTGCTTTACCCTGGAATAACAGTAATTTTCCAGGGACAGCAGCGCGAGAGTGAACGAAACATGAGCGATCTGGCTTTTCTTTTCCCAATGGCTTTTCTGGCTATTATCTTTATCCTCATGATCAGTTTCCGTTCATTCGAACAACCAATGATTATCATTATTATGATCCCAATTTCGATTCTCGGTGCTGTTTGGGGCCACGGTATTCATGGCAAACCGCTTTCAATTTTAAGTTTGTGGGGAATTGTAGCACTTACCGGTGTAATTGTTAACGATGCGGTGGTGCTTCTTTCCAAATACAACCTGCTTATCGAGGAAGGACTAAAAGTAAAAGAAGCCATTGTTGAGGCCGGAAAATCACGGCTTCGTCCTATTATTCTAACTACGCTTACAACTGCTTTCGGTCTGTATCCACTTATTCTCGAAACCAGTTTCCAGGCGCAGTTCCTTATTCCAATGGCCATTTCGCTGGTATACGGAGTAGCATTCGGAACCATGTTTATACTGTTGTTCTTCCCTGCACTTATTTTGGTGCTGAACGACATCCGGAGATTTGTTCGCGAACAGTGGTACGGAAGAAAATATGAACGCGAGCACGTGGAAATTGCATGGCAAAATGCACAACGTAAAATCGATAACAGCATTTATCACGAAGAAGATGAAGAGGAGGATACCAATGAATAAAATAGTAACACTATTGTTAATAATGGCTACGGGATTGTTTGCCCAGGCCCAGCAGCCACTTACTCTTACCAACGCCATAACGAAAGCACTGGAAAATAACTACGATATTGTTATTGCCAAGGAAAACCAACGGGTTGCCGAGATTGAAAACAACTGGGGAAAGGCAGGCCGCTACCCATACATCAACCTTTCGATGGGCGACAATAACTCGCTACGAGTAGTTGATGGAGACAACACCACCTCGATAGGTTTATCGGGTGGCGCATCAGTAAACTGGACCATTTTTGATGGATTTTCGGTGAGCATTACCAAAACCCGTTTGGAGGAGTTGGAAAACCTATCGAAAAACAATACGGCAGTTATGGTTGAAAGTACTATCCAATCGGTAATTCTGGCCTATTACGATGTTTTGCTACAAAAAGAAATTCTGGCAACTTATAAAGAAGTAATGGCACTTTCGCAAGATCGTTTTCAGAAAGCTGAGCAACAAAAAGAATACGGATCAGCAGTGACTTACGATGTTTTGCAAGCACAAAATGCTTACCTGGCCGACCACGCAGGTTATCTGTTACAGGAAGTAGCCTACAAAAATTCGAAACGTAATCTGGCTTATTTAATGGCAGAAAAAGAAGTCGTTGACTACAAATACACCGATAAGTTTGAAGCCATTACTGAAGATTATACGCTGGCCGGTTTGCGAGGGCAAATGATGGAAAACAACAAAAGTTTGCAAAACCAGTACATTAATCAGCGCCTGCTGGTAAATGCCATTGCATCGGCAAAAAGTGCTTTTTCTCCATCATTAGGATTTACAGGAGGAGTGACCGGATCACGCTCCGGAACAAAAATTGGCGATGCAGACATGAACTGGGCAAACTCGGCTAATTTTTACGGAAACCTCACGCTTAGCTGGAACTTGTTTAGCGGTGGAAACCGGAAACGCGCTTTGCAAATTGCCGAGATCGACAGCGATATTGCTGAAATTCAGCTAACCGACATGCAACACGACCTGGACAACAGCCTGGCCAACCTATTCGAGTTTTACCAGGTGCGCAAAGAGTTACTAACAGTTGCCGACGAAAATCTGGCAGCGGCACAACTTAACTTGCAAATTTCGCGCGACAAGTTTGAGGCGGGTGCCATCAACTCCTTCAACTTCCGCGATGTACAGGAAATCTACCTGCGCGCATCGCAAGGCAAACTGGAAGCGATCTATAATTTTATCAACGCACAAACATCACTGCTACGCTTAACCGGTGTAATTGTGCAGGAATATGAATAAATAAAACAAGCCGATGGAGAGTTCTTCATCGGCTTGTTTTTAACAACCTCTAATTCTCTCACTTCTTTCTTTAACACTATTTCATCTTTATTAAATCTGCTCCCTCTCATCAGGTGTATTTAAACCATTATAGTTACATTTGAAAAGTTTTTAAGGCAACCACAAAAACATAGGAATGGCTGAAGAATTTTATGTTGAAAGACTGGGAAAATGTACTGTTAAATCGCCGCTAAACCTATCAACGGTTGAAGGAGACGGGATTTTTGATTTTACTCGCGATGACGAACGTATCCTCTACTATAACACAGTATCAAAAGTAAAAGAACAATTGGAAAAAGGCGAAGAACCACTTTCGTTTGAGCGTGCCGGTCCCAGAGAGCATCTATATTTCGAGCCAGCCAAAACACGCGTTGCGATAGTTACTTGTGGTGGCTTATGTCCCGGCCTGAATAATGTGATTCGCGGCATTGTAAATAATCTCTGGGAACGATACGGCGTAAAGAAAATTTACGGAATAAAATACGGTTACTCTGGTTTTATTCCCGAGTACAACTTTCCTT
Proteins encoded in this region:
- a CDS encoding efflux RND transporter periplasmic adaptor subunit; this encodes MSWRKTTFIVVALIILLGGAAALSELFVSMKPEQIKRPDVEMKRSVKVKTVNYSEITSPLSLPGGRAVSGNEVLLVAEASGKIEPGAVVLRKGTSFKKGQLLAEIYKDEAELALKAKKAKLLTTMTSLLPDIKVDFPDQLNVYETFFRAIDLDSDLPEMPVVKDEKLKVFLASRGVLTEYYDIKQDEKKLKRHTLYAPFDGTFTQVNYETGSYVNTGGQIAKMIRTDHVEIEVPVPNEDSEWIEIGDKVFIHSNLDDSSISGKVVRKSNFVEAETQSLSIFVQVDQADSDKVLPGQIYEVTFPGQKIANAMEIPRGAVFNSSTVYVVIDGELKKREINVIKRNETTLIFDGLPTGSKVVAEPLINVKENTPVNILDETGNKKPISRNQAKPQ
- a CDS encoding efflux RND transporter permease subunit — protein: MKKIVELFVKFPFYANLILLFLIVVGSISFLSMKKSFFPERESHMITVRVAYPGASPVEMEEGVTSRIEEAVRAIPGIYEINSVSAENSASIRIEIQPGYDIDEALIEVKNAVDGISALPTAAERPIVAKTRTTSPAARLLVTGDVDLMTLKSYAQQVEEDFLGSGIMSQVTISGFPSLEISVEAQEEDLLRYGLTFNDIQNAITNNNRDVSGGQLRSKDEELLIRLRSRSADPNKIGNIILRANPDGSVLRINDIATVKMKFSDVPNKALERGNPLININVMKLITEDLDEIDQYVKEYVADFNSHTHGVKLIYSRSYLELLKSRLDLLYSNGGMGLILVVLILGIMLSTRLSLWVAWGIPASFLGMFIVANMIGVTINMMSLFGMILVIGILVDDGIVIGENIFQHFERGKSPMRAAVDGTVEVIPAVTSSVLTTVVAFSPLIFITGRMEMMYEMAIIVIASLLISLFEAFLVLPAHLGNEKVLNRKTLHRKAKGLRKYTEGFFTWLRDYAYDRVIRLVLEWRYIVIGIPVAMIVITLGLIGGQLIKTTFFPRMEFDSFNINIAFTPGSGERQTMEYLERFDSIVWVVNEEMMEEYNDTIPIIENSIINLGSAFSRDESGAHCGNIDVSPRNSEETGISSYEIIRRLNKKIGNVPEAEKFTIGASNRFGNPVSIGLMSRNTQELEAARDYLMDKLLQYPQLKDVVNTNALGKQEILLELKPKAYMLGLNETYIAGQVRQAFYGGQAQRLQVGRDELRIWVRYPAEGRERIGQLEKMKVKTPQGEYPLMELVDYDMKRGPVNINRFNGKREIRVNADMVDPDASVTETLDMIKAEVIPELKVLYPGITVIFQGQQRESERNMSDLAFLFPMAFLAIIFILMISFRSFEQPMIIIIMIPISILGAVWGHGIHGKPLSILSLWGIVALTGVIVNDAVVLLSKYNLLIEEGLKVKEAIVEAGKSRLRPIILTTLTTAFGLYPLILETSFQAQFLIPMAISLVYGVAFGTMFILLFFPALILVLNDIRRFVREQWYGRKYEREHVEIAWQNAQRKIDNSIYHEEDEEEDTNE
- a CDS encoding TolC family protein; the encoded protein is MNKIVTLLLIMATGLFAQAQQPLTLTNAITKALENNYDIVIAKENQRVAEIENNWGKAGRYPYINLSMGDNNSLRVVDGDNTTSIGLSGGASVNWTIFDGFSVSITKTRLEELENLSKNNTAVMVESTIQSVILAYYDVLLQKEILATYKEVMALSQDRFQKAEQQKEYGSAVTYDVLQAQNAYLADHAGYLLQEVAYKNSKRNLAYLMAEKEVVDYKYTDKFEAITEDYTLAGLRGQMMENNKSLQNQYINQRLLVNAIASAKSAFSPSLGFTGGVTGSRSGTKIGDADMNWANSANFYGNLTLSWNLFSGGNRKRALQIAEIDSDIAEIQLTDMQHDLDNSLANLFEFYQVRKELLTVADENLAAAQLNLQISRDKFEAGAINSFNFRDVQEIYLRASQGKLEAIYNFINAQTSLLRLTGVIVQEYE